A stretch of the Argentina anserina chromosome 6, drPotAnse1.1, whole genome shotgun sequence genome encodes the following:
- the LOC126799978 gene encoding uncharacterized protein LOC126799978: MKRKRGHKIKKGKPKAAPSVPPSLAVVSLDDSAAGGDDSGMEVDTPEEDQLQEDQHYNLANISPDGSVGKGPEKSAGRVKVKLMTTPKAKESQAIASSQSDTEKSTLQMQDRMEDSGTSSGNVAKKAGSIKIKSSMSLGSSPVPAKSGSPPEKELHKPHSESRYIKQDLDTALTIIKKVMKMDAAEPFNVPVNPEALGIPDYFDVIDTPMDFGTICSNLELGVKYRNSEDVYKDVQYIWDNCCKYNSKGDYILDLMRRVKKNFSKYWMSAGLYSGQSAGTSGVESSQENISSSDQRKVHIGGQVKQKTRKSHGRRHKSDCLCAICVLKRRRREREENAQIAKNPLGASDINLSQEFRQEESSHAGSPGENSSSDMDGSLDPNADAKVEETEVVKMGVSEQRQKQDEEEDDDDEDEEESGTEMKDEGNGEGLQEIDKSREEPNEQLQPMISENLDAGMQTDTQMNTPAQHEEGIEADSQEKEAQQIRKKVKASENLQFENPMLVDLCGILFPKNSKSIWTGPHSLVQHRTSHTSSSLIHAAISVLMK; the protein is encoded by the exons ATGAAGAGGAAGCGTGGGCACAAGATCAAGAAAGGAAAGCCTAAAGCAGCTCCTTCTGTGCCGCCGTCACTGGCTGTTGTCAGTTTGGATGATTCGGCAGCCGGTGGTGACGATTCCGGTATGGAAGTTGATACTCCTGAGGAGGATCAGCTGCAGGAGGACCAGCATTACAATCTTGCCAATATTAGTCCTGATGGCTCTGTCGGCAAGGGGCCTGAGAAATCAGCGGGGAGAGTTAAAGTGAAGCTTATGACGACTCCAAAAGCAAAGGAGTCTCAGGCTATTGCTTCCTCGCAGAGTGATACGGAGAAGAGTACTCTGCAAATGCAAGACAGAATGGAGGATAGTGGAACTTCGTCTGGCAATGTGGCTAAGAAAGCCGGGAGTATAAAGATTAAATCTTCTATGTCGTTAGGGTCGAGTCCTGTACCCGCAAAGAGTGGGAGTCCTCCTGAAAAAGAACTACACAAGCCTCATTCTGAATCTCGATATATTAAGCAGGACCTAGATACTGCACTTACG ATTATCAAGAAGGTAATGAAAATGGATGCTGCTGAACCTTTTAATGTCCCTGTCAATCCTGAAGCTTTGGGAATACCT GATTATTTTGATGTGATAGATACACCAATGGACTTTGGAACAATATGCAGCAACCTTGAACTGGGTGTTAAATATAGGAATTCTGAGGATGTATACAAAGATGTGCAGTATATTTGGGACAACTGTTGTAAGTATAACAGTAAGGGCGACTACATTTTGGATCTTATGAGGCGGGTAAAGAAGAACTTTTCAAAGTATTGGATGTCCGCTGGTTTATATAGTGGACAGTCTGCAGGAACTAGTG GtgttgagagcagtcaagagAATATCTCCTCGTCTGATCAGAGGAAAGTGCATATAGGTGGCCAAGTAAAACAGAAGACACGAAAGAGTCACGG AAGGCGTCACAAATCTGACTGCTTATGTGCTATATGTGTTCTAAAACGCCGTAGAAGGGAGCGTGAGGAGAATGCTCAGATTGCTAAGAATCCACTTGGGGCTAGTGATATTAATCTTTCGCAGGAGTTCAGACAAGAG GAATCTTCACATGCGGGGAGTCCTGGTGAAAATTCATCTTCAGATATGGATGGATCATTGGACCCAAATGCAGATGCTAAGGTGGAAGAAACAGAAGTGGTGAAAATGGGGGTATCGGAGCAGAGGCAGAAGCaggatgaggaggaggatgacGATGACGAGGATGAGGAAGAGAGTGGGACAGAGATGAAGGATGAAGGTAATGGTGAGGGACTACAGGAGATTGACAAATCAAGAGAGGAGCCCAATGAACAATTGCAACCAATGATATCTGAAAACCTTGATGCTGGGATGCAAACGGACACACAAATGAATACTCCAGCGCAGCATGAGGAAGGAATTGAAGCAGATAGTCAAGAGAAG GAAGCACAACAAATACGTAAGAAAGTAAAAGCATCTGAAAACTTGCAATTTGAAAATCCCATGCTTGTGGATCTATGTGGTATTCTCTTCCCCAAGAATAGCAAGTCTATTTGGACTGGACCTCATTCGCTTGTCCAGCATCGCACTTCTCATACTAGTTCCAGTTTGATTCATGCTGCGATTAGCGTGCTTATGAAATAG
- the LOC126799980 gene encoding PTI1-like tyrosine-protein kinase At3g15890: MGFVKMLCCGNGFDRKQRGKKQLTWRIFSLKELHAATNNFNYDNKLGEGGFGSVYWGQLWDGSQIAVKRLKVWSNKAEMEFAVEVEILARVRHKNLLSLRGYCAEGQERLIVYDYMPNLSLLSHLHGQHSAECLLDWTRRMNIAIGSAEGIAYLHHHATPHIIHRDIKASNVLVDSDFQAQVADFGFAKLIPDGATHVTTRVKGTLGYLAPEYAMLGKASESCDVYSFGILLLELASGKKPIEKMSATMKRTISDWALPLACEKKLDELADPRLNGKYVEDELKRVVFVGLLCAHNHPEKRPTILEVVELLKGESKEKFTKLENDELFKNHQAVDFNDGTSGAEDSSDFISEEKDDKMDSKESEPGIAHIG, translated from the exons ATGGGTTTTGTTAAAATGCTTTGCTGTGGAAATGGCTTCGATCG GAAACAAAGAGGAAAGAAGCAGCTAACATGGAGAATCTTTTCCTTGAAGGAACTGCATGCAGCAACAAACAACTTTAATTATGATAACAAACTTGGTGAAGGAGGATTTGGAAGTGTGTACTGGGGTCAGCTTTGGGATGGATCACAA ATTGCAGTTAAAAGGTTAAAGGTCTGGAGTAACAAAGCAGAGATGGAATTTGCAGTTGAGGTTGAGATACTGGCACGAGTTAGGCATAAAAATCTGCTCAGTTTACGTGGCTATTGTGCAGAAGGACAGGAGCGATTAATTGTATATGATTACATGCCAAATTTGAGCTTGCTTTCTCATCTTCATGGTCAGCACTCAGCTGAATGCCTTCTTGACTGGACTCGGCGGATGAATATTGCAATTGGGTCTGCTGAGGGAATTGC CTATCTTCACCACCATGCAACCCCACATATAATCCACAGAGACATTAAAGCTAGCAATGTGTTGGTAGACTCAGACTTCCAGGCTCAAGTTGCTGATTTTGGTTTTGCAAAGTTAATCCCTGATGGCGCTACACATGTGACCACAAGAGTTAAGGGTACCCTTGGCTACCTTGCACCTGAGTATGCAATGTTAGGGAAAGCATCAGAGAGTTGTGATGTTTACAGCTTTGGCATTCTCCTACTAGAGCTTGCCAGTGGCAAGAAACCCATTGAAAAAATGAGTGCAACAATGAAACGCACAATTTCTGATTGGGCACTGCCTTTGGCTTGCGAGAAGAAGCTTGATGAATTAGCAGATCCCAGGCTCAACGGCAAGTATGTAGAGGATGAGCTGAAAAGAGTCGTCTTTGTGGGCCTACTATGTGCTCACAATCATCCTGAGAAGCGACCTACCATACTGGAAGTGGTAGAGCTCTTAAAGGGAGAATCAAAAGAGAAGTTCACTAAACTagaaaatgatgaactatTTAAGAATCACCAAGCTGTAGACTTTAATGATGGGACGTCAGGAGCTGAAGACAGCTCAGATTTCATTTCAGAGGAAAAAGATGACAAGATGGATTCAAAGGAGTCTGAGCCTGGCATTGCACATATTGGCTGA